One window of the Oncorhynchus mykiss isolate Arlee chromosome 5, USDA_OmykA_1.1, whole genome shotgun sequence genome contains the following:
- the LOC110524214 gene encoding 40S ribosomal protein S27-like isoform X2, whose translation MSLAKDLMHPTLLAERQRHKKKRLVQSPNSYFMDVKCPGCYRITTVFSHAQRVVPCGGCSFVLCQPRGGKCRLTEGCSFRRKQH comes from the exons ATGTCG CTCGCTAAGGACCTAATGCACCCTACTTTGCTGGCTGAGAGGCAAAGACACAAGAAGAAGAGGTTGGTTCAGAGTCCCAACTCCTACTTCATGGATGTAAAATGCCCAG GCTGCTACAGGATCACCACAGTGTTCAGTCATGCCCAGAGAGTGGTGCCCTGTGGCGGCTGCTCCTTCGTCCTGTGCCAGCCCAGAGGGGGCAAATGTCGCCTCACTGAGG GCTGCTCGTTCAGAAGAAAGCAACACTGA
- the LOC110524214 gene encoding 40S ribosomal protein S27-like isoform X1: MSLAKDLMHPTLLAERQRHKKKRLVQSPNSYFMDVKCPGCYRITTVFSHAQRVVPCGGCSFVLCQPRGGKCRLTEGKTLYNHIAQEPELIQ, from the exons ATGTCG CTCGCTAAGGACCTAATGCACCCTACTTTGCTGGCTGAGAGGCAAAGACACAAGAAGAAGAGGTTGGTTCAGAGTCCCAACTCCTACTTCATGGATGTAAAATGCCCAG GCTGCTACAGGATCACCACAGTGTTCAGTCATGCCCAGAGAGTGGTGCCCTGTGGCGGCTGCTCCTTCGTCCTGTGCCAGCCCAGAGGGGGCAAATGTCGCCTCACTGAGGGTAAGACGTTGTACAATCACATTGCTCAAGAGCCTGAACTTATACAGTAG
- the LOC110524213 gene encoding ras-related protein Rab-8A, with the protein MAKTYDYLFKLLLIGDSGVGKTCVLFRFSEDAFNSTFISTIGIDFKIRTIELDGKKIKLQIWDTAGQERFRTITTAYYRGAMGIMLVFDITNEKSFENIKNWIRNIEEHASADVEKMVLGNKCDVNDKRQVSKDRGEKLALEYGIKFMETSAKANINVENAFMTLARDIKAKMDKKLEGNSPQGSSQGVKITEQPKKSSFFRCALL; encoded by the exons ATGGCGAAGACTTACGATTACTTGTTCAAATTACTGTTAATCGGCGATTCTGGCGTCGGAAAGACTTGTGTGTTGTTCAGATTTTCAGAAGATGCGTTTAACTCAACGTTTATCTCGACAATAG GTATTGATTTCAAAATTAGAACAATAGAACTAGACGGGAAGAAGATCAAGCTACAGATATG GGACACAGCTGGCCAGGAGCGGTTTCGAACAATCACAACGGCATATTACAGAGGAGCCATG GGCATCATGTTAGTCTTCGACATCACCAACGAGAAGTCATTTGAAAACATCAAGAACTGGATAAGGAATATAGAGGAG CATGCCTCTGCAGATGTGGAGAAGATGGTGCTGGGCAACAAGTGTGACGTCAATGACAAGCGACAGGTGTCCAAAGACAGAGGGGAAAAG TTAGCGTTGGAGTACGGTATTAAGTTTATGGAGACCAGTGCAAAGGCCAACATCAACGTGGAGAAT GCATTTATGACCCTTGCCAGAGACATCAAGGCGAAAATGGACAAGAAactg GAGGGCAACAGTCCTCAGGGCAGCAGTCAGGGGGTGAAGATCACAGAGCAGCCCAAGAAGAGCAGTTTCTTCCGCTGCGCCCTCCTGTGA
- the hsh2d gene encoding hematopoietic SH2 domain-containing protein homolog, with translation MDGTQTQGRHDAHSWFTEFQLDCVIRNGVVPEWFHGIISRKVAEEMLLSNPTGYFLIRVSESRIGYTLSYRATDRCRHFMIDVLKDNRYIIVGEDMHHSSLQDLVNFHRRVPIMPFNELLTVACGQVSKDKTDYAELLFPKRPAMNPNHGVLPNNPPHMHSSTHLKVAEDIPPALPHRPSTLSDPAGPPPNTSKPPVSPNTPSPRLYPCLETELNTLSFQTPSMVDHTAKPVPLPRKMHVVTTAQPDQPPELPARGPALPQRKDTDQSSTTSKGPTEPRTVGTGRPQTRPNTHHQDPNSNQQKNQDVKSVVSNLSYFRRKFHKKRSASQEHMYAEISVEDEQGQDQGKLTAVEARDRDIDTAADNEYQMLPGEIDNGLPPITAATAVRPTDCGLLPEYLNPPPFAPGY, from the exons ATGGATGGAACACAGACTCAGGGAAGACATGACGCCCATTCCTGGTTCACTGAGTTCCAACTGGACTGTGTCATCAGGAATGGGGTAGTTCCAGAATGGTTCCATGGCATTATTTCCAGGAA GGTTGCTGAGGAAATGCTCCTGTCCAATCCCACAGGCTACTTCCTGATCCGTGTCAGTGAAAGCAGGATAGGATACACACTCTCCTATCG TGCCACTGATCGGTGCAGGCACTTCATGATCGATGTGCTGAAGGACAATCGCTACATTATTGTAGGAGAGGACATGCATCACAGCTCACTGCAAGACCTGGTGAACTTTCACCGCAGGGTGCCTATCATGCCTTTCAATGAGCTGCTGACTGTAGCTTGTGGACAG GTATCAAAGGACAAGACTGATTACGCAGAACTGTTATTCCCCAAAAGACCAGCCATGAACCCTAATCATGGTGTGTTGCCAAATAACCCCCCACACATGCACAGTAGTACTCATCTGAAAGTAGCTGAGGACATTCCACCTGCCCTCCCACATCGTCCCAGCACATTGAGTGACCCTGCCGGCCCACCTCCAAACACTAGCAAACCACCTGTATCTCCAAACACACCTTCTCCCAGACTCTACCCCTGCCTGGAGACTGAGTTAAACACACTGAGCTTCCAAACCCCAAGCATG GTAGATCATACTGCTAAACCAGTGCCATTGCCCAGGAAAATGCATGTAGTCACCACGGCCCAGCCGGACCAACCTCCTGAGTTACCTGCCAGAGGCCCTGCTCTACCACAGAGAAAGGACACGGACCAGAGCAGCACAACATCTAAAGGTCCCACAGAACCCAGGACTGTGGGTACAGGCAGACCACAGACCCGACCAAACACACACCACCAGGACCCAAACTCCAACCAACAGAAGAATCAAGATGTAAAGTCCGTGGTCAGCAACCTGAGCTACTTCAGGAGGAAGTTCCATAAGAAGAGAAGTGCCTCTCAGGAGCACATGTATGCAGAGATTAGTGTGGAGGATGAGCAGGGGCAAGACCAGGGGAAACTCACAGCCGTGGAGGCTAGAGATAGGGACATTGATACAGCTGCTGATAACGAGTATCAGATGctaccaggagagattgacaatGGCCTTCCACCCATCACTGCTGCCACCGCTGTTAGACCCACGGACTGTGGGTTACTGCCAGAGTATCTGAACCCTCCTCCTTTTGCCCCTGGATACTAA